The proteins below are encoded in one region of Effusibacillus dendaii:
- a CDS encoding ATP synthase subunit I, which produces MDEANRFLRQTVKYTTYITLVWAVLWAVVPGWKSVFSGLAIGSLVSVYFAVSMGRQLQAAVTIALRDEKRKPGFPLVSRIAVIALAVMVVKKLSYPNALLMIAAFFTYQLVIFAGFVLNRKKQQESKPEGVK; this is translated from the coding sequence ATGGATGAAGCAAATCGTTTTCTTCGACAAACGGTGAAATACACAACTTATATCACCTTGGTGTGGGCTGTGTTGTGGGCGGTTGTCCCGGGGTGGAAATCGGTTTTTTCCGGATTGGCAATCGGTTCTCTGGTAAGCGTTTACTTTGCCGTCAGCATGGGACGCCAGTTGCAGGCGGCAGTCACCATTGCCTTGCGGGATGAGAAGCGAAAACCGGGATTCCCGTTAGTCTCTCGAATTGCGGTAATCGCTTTGGCGGTAATGGTTGTCAAAAAACTGTCCTATCCGAATGCTCTGCTGATGATCGCAGCGTTCTTTACGTATCAGCTCGTCATTTTTGCAGGCTTCGTTTTGAATAGGAAAAAACAACAAGAGTCCAAACCGGAAGGGGTGAAATAG
- the atpB gene encoding F0F1 ATP synthase subunit A, whose protein sequence is MEHSYPTVSLFGIEGLTVNLTVVGMSLLAAILVAVIVMAAVRGADVRRPGKLQTFFEMIVDFVRGLASDTVGQKRADAWVPFALTLFIWMFVANQLGLITNITAEAGDAQGHAVSYSFFMSPTADFTVAMTMGISMVLLSHIVGLRHPGQYFKHWVTPLWMFPLHLIEELPKFLTLGLRLFGNIFAGEVMIGILLGMTHTLGVVTGGLAAGVPLLVWIGYSLMVGTIQAFVFTVLTLVYIGQKMPHEEHH, encoded by the coding sequence GTGGAGCACTCTTATCCTACGGTCTCTCTATTCGGGATCGAAGGTTTGACGGTGAACTTGACAGTTGTCGGAATGTCCCTGCTTGCGGCGATCTTGGTTGCCGTTATTGTAATGGCGGCTGTGCGGGGCGCTGATGTTCGGCGGCCGGGAAAACTACAAACTTTCTTTGAAATGATTGTGGACTTTGTTAGAGGACTTGCGAGCGATACGGTGGGACAAAAACGGGCGGATGCTTGGGTGCCGTTTGCGCTGACTTTATTTATCTGGATGTTTGTGGCGAACCAGCTTGGGCTGATTACAAACATTACAGCTGAGGCGGGGGACGCGCAGGGCCATGCAGTCAGCTACTCGTTCTTCATGTCTCCCACTGCGGATTTTACGGTGGCGATGACGATGGGGATTTCGATGGTACTGCTCAGTCATATCGTAGGTCTGAGACATCCGGGACAATATTTTAAACATTGGGTAACTCCGTTGTGGATGTTCCCGTTGCATCTGATCGAAGAACTGCCAAAGTTTTTGACACTCGGTTTGCGTCTGTTCGGCAATATTTTTGCCGGTGAAGTCATGATTGGGATTTTGTTGGGAATGACGCATACATTGGGGGTTGTTACCGGTGGTTTGGCAGCCGGTGTACCGCTGCTCGTGTGGATCGGTTATTCACTGATGGTGGGTACGATCCAGGCGTTCGTGTTTACCGTGTTAACACTGGTTTACATCGGGCAGAAAATGCCTCACGAAGAACATCATTAA
- the atpE gene encoding F0F1 ATP synthase subunit C translates to MEANIFAAGIALGLAAVGAGIGNGLVMSRFIEGIARQPEARGLLFTQALIGLGLVEALPVIAVAIGLIMFFR, encoded by the coding sequence ATGGAAGCAAATATTTTTGCGGCAGGTATTGCCTTGGGTTTGGCAGCTGTTGGCGCCGGTATCGGTAACGGTTTGGTTATGAGTCGTTTTATTGAAGGGATCGCTCGTCAGCCGGAAGCGCGTGGTCTTCTGTTCACGCAAGCTTTGATCGGTCTGGGTCTCGTCGAGGCGTTGCCAGTCATCGCTGTTGCAATTGGTTTGATCATGTTCTTTAGGTAA
- the atpF gene encoding F0F1 ATP synthase subunit B encodes MSFQLGSSIVQLIIFILLFLFLRKVAWGPLMKTMNDRQQYIESQISTAEQNRQEAEKLAQEHRDAMQSAKKEAAELLDNARRTGERQAADIIAAAEAEARRIKDQAVADINREKEQAIAELREQVGALSVQLAGKIIAQEIDSSKHKALLEEAVKEMGERV; translated from the coding sequence GTGTCGTTTCAACTTGGTAGTTCGATCGTACAATTAATCATATTCATACTGTTGTTTCTTTTCCTGCGTAAAGTTGCATGGGGGCCGTTGATGAAAACCATGAACGACCGCCAGCAATATATCGAAAGCCAAATTTCGACTGCGGAACAAAATCGGCAGGAAGCTGAGAAATTGGCACAAGAGCATCGCGATGCCATGCAGTCAGCCAAGAAAGAAGCGGCTGAACTTTTGGATAACGCGCGCCGTACAGGTGAAAGGCAGGCGGCTGACATCATTGCCGCCGCAGAGGCCGAAGCAAGACGTATTAAGGATCAAGCGGTTGCCGATATCAATCGCGAAAAAGAACAGGCCATTGCGGAATTGCGTGAGCAAGTCGGCGCATTGTCTGTACAGTTGGCTGGTAAAATCATTGCTCAAGAAATTGATTCATCCAAGCATAAAGCACTGTTAGAAGAAGCGGTAAAAGAGATGGGTGAACGCGTATGA
- a CDS encoding F0F1 ATP synthase subunit delta: MIDGAVAKRYADALYSIAKEQNKLDEIKSELSLIVNALEEHPQLKRILQHPAISVEVKKKQTKEVFGQVVSGVVSNFLSLLLDRHRENQLAGIYKEYSRLVDEASGRIKAHIETAAQITETELEELNNRLTTQFGKKIDLTASVNSSLIAGARLTIGDRVIDASVQGKLAHFSETLKRNQVR, encoded by the coding sequence ATGATAGATGGTGCCGTAGCCAAGCGATATGCGGATGCGCTTTACTCGATCGCAAAAGAGCAAAACAAGCTGGATGAAATCAAAAGCGAGCTTTCTTTGATTGTAAATGCGCTGGAGGAACATCCGCAGTTAAAGCGGATTTTGCAGCATCCCGCTATTTCAGTTGAAGTCAAAAAGAAGCAAACAAAGGAAGTTTTCGGACAAGTCGTTTCCGGCGTTGTCAGCAACTTCCTGAGTTTGTTGCTGGATCGCCATCGTGAAAACCAATTGGCGGGGATTTATAAAGAATATTCCCGTCTGGTAGACGAGGCGAGCGGTCGTATTAAAGCTCACATTGAGACGGCTGCACAGATAACGGAAACCGAACTGGAAGAATTGAATAATCGTTTGACCACTCAATTTGGCAAAAAAATAGATCTTACAGCTTCCGTAAATTCAAGCTTGATTGCAGGTGCCCGGCTGACGATTGGCGATCGCGTCATCGATGCGAGCGTGCAAGGCAAGCTGGCTCATTTCAGTGAGACGTTGAAACGGAATCAAGTACGGTAG
- the atpA gene encoding F0F1 ATP synthase subunit alpha has product MSIRPEEISALIKQQIENYQSDIQVYDVGTVIQVGDGIARIHGLEKAMAGELLEFPNGQVGMAFNLEEDNIGCVVLGTVVGIKEGDTVKRTGRIAQVPVGEALIGRVVNPLGQPVDGRGPIETKEFRPIESPAPGVIDRKSVHEPMQTGIKAIDAMIPIGRGQRELVIGDRQTGKTAVAIDTIINQKGQGVVCIYVAIGQKQSTVAQVVETLRKHGAMEYTIVVTASASDPAPLLFLAPYAGCAMGEYFMYNGGHVLCIYDDLSKQAAAYREMSLLMRRPPGREAFPGDVFYLHSRLLERAAKLSDARGAGSLTALPFIETQAGDVSAYIPTNVISITDGQIFLESDLFYSGVRPAVNVGLSVSRVGGSAQIKAMKKVAGTLRLDLAQYRELQAFAQFGSDLDKATQARLNRGARLVEILKQGQYQPMPVEKQVISIWAATNGAVDDVAVEDVRRFEKDFLAYIDTNYPQIPKTIAETKDLSDDTIGLLKEAVSKFKATFA; this is encoded by the coding sequence ATGAGCATTCGTCCTGAGGAAATCAGTGCGTTGATAAAGCAACAGATTGAGAATTATCAGTCTGATATCCAAGTGTATGATGTCGGCACCGTAATTCAGGTAGGTGACGGTATCGCGCGGATTCATGGTTTGGAAAAGGCGATGGCCGGCGAGTTGCTCGAGTTCCCGAACGGTCAGGTCGGGATGGCGTTTAACTTAGAGGAAGACAATATCGGTTGTGTGGTATTGGGTACCGTTGTCGGTATTAAAGAAGGAGATACGGTCAAGCGTACCGGCAGAATCGCACAGGTTCCGGTCGGAGAAGCGCTGATTGGACGGGTGGTAAATCCGCTCGGTCAACCGGTTGATGGACGTGGTCCGATTGAAACGAAAGAGTTTCGTCCGATTGAATCTCCTGCACCTGGCGTAATTGATCGTAAGTCGGTCCATGAACCGATGCAAACGGGTATCAAAGCTATCGATGCAATGATTCCGATCGGTCGTGGGCAACGGGAGCTGGTAATCGGTGACCGTCAAACGGGTAAAACAGCGGTTGCGATCGATACGATTATCAATCAAAAAGGGCAAGGCGTTGTATGTATTTACGTAGCTATCGGACAAAAACAATCGACCGTTGCACAGGTAGTGGAAACGCTGCGTAAGCATGGCGCGATGGAATATACCATTGTGGTAACTGCTTCTGCATCGGATCCGGCGCCGCTGCTTTTCTTGGCTCCATATGCCGGATGCGCAATGGGTGAGTATTTCATGTATAACGGCGGCCACGTTCTCTGCATTTACGACGACCTCTCCAAACAAGCGGCTGCCTATCGTGAAATGTCCTTGTTGATGCGCCGTCCTCCCGGACGCGAAGCGTTCCCGGGTGATGTGTTCTATCTGCACTCCCGTTTGCTCGAGCGTGCTGCCAAACTGTCTGACGCACGTGGTGCAGGTTCTTTGACCGCGTTGCCGTTTATCGAAACACAAGCGGGTGACGTTTCCGCTTATATTCCGACCAACGTGATTTCCATTACGGACGGTCAGATTTTCTTGGAATCCGATTTGTTCTACTCCGGTGTCCGACCGGCTGTTAACGTCGGTTTGTCCGTATCCCGGGTAGGCGGTTCGGCGCAAATCAAAGCGATGAAAAAAGTGGCTGGTACGCTGCGGCTTGATTTGGCCCAGTACCGCGAACTGCAAGCGTTCGCCCAATTCGGTTCCGACTTGGATAAAGCGACGCAAGCTCGTTTGAATCGCGGTGCGCGTTTGGTGGAAATTTTGAAACAAGGCCAATATCAACCCATGCCGGTTGAAAAACAGGTCATTTCCATTTGGGCGGCAACCAATGGTGCGGTTGATGACGTTGCGGTAGAAGATGTACGCCGCTTTGAAAAAGATTTTCTTGCCTATATCGATACAAACTACCCGCAGATTCCAAAAACGATTGCGGAAACGAAAGATCTTTCCGATGATACGATCGGTTTGCTGAAAGAAGCGGTCAGCAAGTTTAAAGCAACCTTTGCGTAA
- the atpG gene encoding ATP synthase F1 subunit gamma, with protein sequence MANIRDIRRRIRSVKNTQQITKAMKMVAAAKLRRAQERATMARPYAAKLEEVIGSIAKAGGARHPMLVKRPVKKIGYVVIGSDRGLAGSYNAQLVRHALNEFHNKSKDEYVIFAIGRKSRDFFVKRGYPVVGEITGLPDFPTFADIKRVTESVVKMYEEGTYDEVHLIYNKFNSAISQVPVTKQILPLEDVGGEAATATKANYLYEPSEEGVLDVLLPKYAETLIYTALLESRASFYGAQMTAMGNATDNASSMISSLTLALNRARQAAITTQITEIVGGAEALK encoded by the coding sequence GTGGCTAATATACGTGACATACGTCGGCGGATCCGCAGTGTGAAAAACACGCAGCAGATTACAAAGGCGATGAAGATGGTTGCTGCGGCGAAGTTGCGGCGTGCCCAGGAACGGGCTACAATGGCACGCCCGTATGCGGCAAAGCTGGAAGAGGTAATCGGCAGCATCGCGAAAGCGGGGGGTGCGCGGCACCCTATGCTGGTCAAGCGTCCGGTGAAAAAAATCGGTTATGTTGTGATCGGATCAGATCGAGGGCTGGCGGGTTCCTACAACGCGCAGTTGGTTCGACACGCGTTAAACGAGTTTCACAACAAGTCAAAAGATGAATATGTAATCTTTGCGATTGGTCGGAAAAGCCGTGACTTCTTCGTGAAGCGGGGATATCCGGTGGTTGGCGAAATTACCGGGCTGCCCGATTTCCCTACATTTGCGGATATTAAACGGGTGACAGAATCTGTTGTGAAAATGTATGAAGAAGGAACCTATGACGAGGTGCATTTGATTTATAACAAGTTTAATTCGGCGATCTCGCAAGTTCCTGTAACAAAGCAGATTCTCCCGTTAGAAGATGTTGGCGGAGAAGCGGCAACCGCAACGAAAGCCAATTACCTCTACGAACCGTCGGAGGAAGGCGTACTCGACGTACTCCTCCCGAAATATGCAGAAACGCTGATTTACACTGCGTTACTTGAATCAAGAGCTTCTTTCTATGGAGCCCAAATGACAGCGATGGGCAATGCGACGGACAATGCATCCAGCATGATCTCGTCATTGACATTGGCGTTAAACAGAGCTCGACAGGCGGCCATTACCACGCAGATTACGGAAATTGTCGGTGGGGCGGAAGCGTTAAAGTAG
- the atpD gene encoding F0F1 ATP synthase subunit beta — protein MNRGQVVQILGPVVDVRFPEGQLPELNNALTINYKAQNEKEVDIKLTCEVAVHLGDNVVRSIAMSSTDGLVRGMEVVDTGAPISVPVGQATLGRIFNVLGEVIDEAGDPGTEERHPIHRPAPEYTDLSTKVEILETGIKVIDLLAPYIKGGKIGLFGGAGVGKTVTMQELIHNIAKQHGGFSVFAGVGERTREGNDLYHEMKDSGVIDKTAMVFGQMNEPPGARARVALTGLTMAEYFRDTEGRDILLFIDNIFRFTQAGSEVSALLGRMPSAVGYQPTLATEMGQLQERITSTKKGSITSIQAIYVPADDYTDPAPATAFAHLDATTNLERKIAELGIFPAVDPLASTSRALSPDIVGEEHYQVARGVQAVLQRYRELQDIIAILGMDELTDEDKLTVARARKIQRFLSQPFFVAEQFTGTPGAYVPVKETVRGFKEILDGKHDDLPEGAFLYVGTIDEAVEKAKKM, from the coding sequence ATGAACAGGGGACAAGTGGTTCAGATATTGGGTCCTGTGGTGGATGTCCGGTTTCCGGAAGGGCAATTACCTGAACTGAACAATGCCTTGACCATAAACTATAAGGCGCAAAATGAGAAAGAAGTCGACATTAAGCTGACTTGTGAAGTGGCTGTTCATTTGGGAGACAATGTGGTGCGATCGATTGCGATGTCTTCTACGGACGGATTGGTACGCGGTATGGAAGTGGTGGATACGGGTGCCCCGATTTCCGTTCCGGTAGGGCAAGCCACTCTTGGCCGAATTTTCAACGTATTGGGAGAAGTGATTGACGAAGCTGGCGATCCGGGAACAGAGGAAAGACATCCGATTCATCGCCCGGCACCGGAATATACAGATCTCTCGACGAAAGTGGAAATTCTGGAAACAGGCATTAAAGTTATCGATTTGCTCGCACCGTACATCAAGGGCGGTAAAATCGGACTGTTCGGCGGTGCTGGTGTTGGTAAAACGGTTACGATGCAGGAATTGATTCACAACATTGCGAAGCAGCACGGCGGCTTCTCCGTGTTTGCGGGCGTTGGAGAGCGGACCCGGGAAGGGAACGACCTTTACCATGAAATGAAAGATTCCGGCGTTATCGATAAAACAGCGATGGTGTTCGGTCAGATGAACGAACCGCCGGGAGCCCGTGCGCGTGTGGCATTGACCGGTCTGACAATGGCTGAATATTTCCGTGATACGGAAGGCCGTGACATTCTGCTGTTTATTGACAACATCTTCCGGTTTACGCAGGCAGGTTCCGAAGTGTCTGCTCTGCTTGGACGGATGCCTTCTGCCGTGGGTTATCAGCCGACCTTGGCGACTGAAATGGGTCAGTTGCAAGAACGGATTACGTCGACTAAAAAAGGTTCGATCACATCGATTCAGGCGATTTACGTTCCGGCCGACGACTATACCGACCCGGCGCCAGCGACTGCGTTTGCTCACTTGGATGCAACGACCAACCTGGAACGGAAAATTGCGGAATTGGGGATTTTCCCTGCGGTGGATCCATTGGCTTCCACTTCCCGTGCATTGTCTCCTGACATTGTTGGCGAAGAACATTATCAGGTGGCGCGCGGTGTTCAGGCAGTTCTGCAGCGTTACCGTGAACTGCAGGATATTATCGCGATTTTGGGTATGGATGAATTGACCGACGAAGACAAATTGACTGTTGCTCGGGCGCGGAAAATCCAACGTTTCTTGTCGCAGCCATTCTTTGTGGCGGAACAGTTTACCGGTACGCCGGGCGCCTATGTTCCTGTGAAAGAAACCGTTCGCGGGTTTAAAGAAATCCTGGATGGTAAACATGACGATCTTCCGGAGGGTGCTTTCCTCTATGTAGGAACGATCGACGAAGCGGTGGAAAAAGCGAAGAAAATGTAA
- a CDS encoding F0F1 ATP synthase subunit epsilon — MKTVPLEIVTPERKVFAEDVQMVIARGGAGDLGILPGHTPLVTTLKISALRIKMQDGSERHVALSGGFMEVKPEHVTVLAETAEMPEDIDVNRAERARERAEQRLAQSGAENIDYRRAELALQRALTRLQVAKGNVRR; from the coding sequence ATGAAAACTGTGCCTTTGGAAATTGTAACACCGGAACGGAAAGTGTTTGCGGAGGATGTACAGATGGTCATCGCGCGCGGTGGCGCTGGCGATCTCGGTATACTTCCGGGGCATACTCCGCTTGTGACCACCTTAAAAATATCCGCTTTGCGGATCAAAATGCAGGATGGCAGCGAGCGACATGTGGCGCTTTCCGGCGGTTTTATGGAAGTCAAACCGGAACATGTAACGGTTTTGGCGGAAACGGCCGAAATGCCGGAAGATATTGATGTGAACCGGGCGGAAAGGGCCCGTGAACGTGCCGAACAGCGACTGGCTCAAAGCGGCGCGGAAAACATCGACTATCGACGTGCAGAACTTGCGTTGCAGCGGGCATTGACCCGTTTGCAAGTGGCGAAAGGGAACGTCCGCAGGTAA
- a CDS encoding NADH-quinone oxidoreductase subunit A has translation MFTYWNSYLFVTLFLLLGIALPVGSLMVLGPLLRPKKPTAEKLSTYESGLEPFGEAQVRYNIRYYLFALLFVVFDVEILFLYPWAVSFMKLGAFGLVEAFIFIVLLVIGLAYAWKKKVLEWT, from the coding sequence TTGTTCACGTATTGGAACAGTTATTTATTCGTAACATTGTTCCTTTTGCTGGGCATTGCACTTCCAGTTGGCTCGCTCATGGTGCTCGGGCCTCTTTTGCGTCCGAAAAAACCCACCGCCGAGAAACTGTCAACATATGAAAGCGGTCTTGAGCCATTTGGAGAAGCACAGGTTCGTTACAACATTCGGTATTATCTGTTTGCCCTACTATTTGTTGTGTTTGACGTGGAAATTCTCTTCTTGTATCCTTGGGCAGTGTCATTTATGAAACTGGGCGCATTTGGGCTGGTGGAAGCATTTATCTTTATCGTACTGCTTGTCATCGGATTGGCCTATGCCTGGAAGAAGAAGGTGTTGGAATGGACGTAA
- a CDS encoding NuoB/complex I 20 kDa subunit family protein: MDVINGYSQQPRVEFEGFTPEESMELQQAGVFVGGLEQIKAWARSNSLWPMTFGLACCAIEMMGTGASHYDLDRFGIIFRASPRQSDCIIISGTVTKKMAPLIKRLYEQMPDPKWVVSMGSCATAGGPYVRSYSVVKGVDQYIPVDVYIPGCPPSPPALIYGLNKLQEKIRLEAKGKKVPRT; the protein is encoded by the coding sequence ATGGACGTAATCAATGGCTATAGTCAACAGCCTCGTGTAGAATTTGAAGGGTTTACACCGGAAGAGTCGATGGAACTGCAGCAGGCTGGCGTTTTTGTTGGCGGCCTGGAACAGATTAAGGCTTGGGCACGAAGCAACTCATTATGGCCAATGACGTTTGGTTTGGCATGCTGCGCCATTGAAATGATGGGAACAGGTGCCTCCCATTATGATTTGGACCGGTTTGGGATCATTTTTCGCGCGTCGCCCCGGCAATCGGATTGTATCATCATTTCCGGTACGGTGACAAAGAAAATGGCACCCTTGATCAAACGTTTGTATGAACAGATGCCCGATCCGAAATGGGTTGTATCGATGGGATCTTGTGCAACGGCCGGCGGACCGTATGTACGCTCTTATTCCGTTGTCAAAGGGGTTGACCAGTATATTCCGGTTGACGTATATATTCCAGGCTGTCCGCCATCGCCGCCGGCGTTGATCTATGGCCTTAACAAACTGCAGGAAAAAATCCGCCTGGAGGCCAAAGGGAAGAAGGTGCCTCGTACATGA
- a CDS encoding NADH-quinone oxidoreductase subunit C, which produces MTDENKNVDLTNNQPTSEEADPKKQASEKPVSPAASEQTPVVKPAAAKPTVEKPAAAKEAAPQKPDPKKEAAQKELDRFRQQIVAKFGESVLEEAVLAKYQPTFVIKREDWRNVIEYLRFDESLLFDYPEVMAGTDYPDKGYIEVVLYLYSMKHGYFVTLKTRAPRDNAEVPSVTPIYGGVNWEEREIYDLLGVTFTDHPDLRRIMMPEDYEGYPLRKDFSVWKE; this is translated from the coding sequence ATGACGGATGAAAACAAGAATGTGGATTTGACGAACAATCAGCCAACTTCGGAGGAAGCAGATCCGAAAAAACAAGCATCGGAAAAACCGGTGTCACCGGCAGCGTCGGAACAGACACCGGTTGTAAAACCGGCCGCTGCCAAACCAACCGTTGAGAAACCGGCCGCAGCCAAAGAAGCGGCGCCTCAGAAACCGGATCCGAAAAAAGAAGCCGCGCAGAAAGAGTTGGACCGTTTTCGACAGCAGATTGTGGCGAAATTCGGGGAATCCGTATTAGAAGAAGCAGTGCTCGCCAAATACCAACCTACCTTTGTAATCAAACGGGAAGATTGGCGGAATGTGATAGAATATCTCCGGTTTGACGAGAGCTTGCTGTTTGATTATCCGGAAGTGATGGCGGGAACCGACTATCCGGACAAAGGCTATATCGAGGTTGTTCTGTATCTGTATTCGATGAAGCATGGCTATTTTGTCACATTGAAGACGCGTGCCCCTCGCGACAATGCGGAAGTTCCTTCTGTAACTCCGATCTATGGCGGAGTCAATTGGGAGGAACGGGAGATCTATGATTTGTTGGGAGTTACGTTTACCGATCACCCGGATCTGAGACGAATTATGATGCCGGAAGATTATGAGGGATATCCGCTGCGGAAAGACTTCAGTGTATGGAAGGAGTAG
- a CDS encoding NADH-quinone oxidoreductase subunit D: MAEIRTEEMLLNVGPQHPSTHGVFRVVVKIDGEMITDATPVIGYLHRGTEKLAEDLQYPQIIPYFDRLDYLAAMLNNHAIVNSVEQAMDVQVPERAEYLRIIVGEMNRVASHLLFLGAYLLDLGAMSPFLYAFQERETICQMFNEISGARLTYNYMRIGGVKWDAPVGWLNNLKAYLPRLREKMKMYNDLVTGNEIFLSRVKGIGVYDSETAINYGLSGINLRCTGFKWDLRRNKPYSIYDRFDFEIPVGQNGDCFDRFYLHVLEIEQSIRIVEQALEQIPEGPILGKVPKILRVPAGEYYAAVEGAKGELGVYIVSDGKDKPYRLKIKRPSFVNLQILPSLLKGQNMANFIAILGAVDIVLGEVDA, translated from the coding sequence ATGGCTGAAATTCGAACAGAAGAAATGCTTTTGAACGTCGGCCCTCAACATCCCAGTACGCATGGAGTGTTTCGGGTAGTCGTTAAAATCGACGGTGAAATGATAACGGATGCTACCCCTGTAATCGGGTATTTGCATCGGGGAACGGAAAAACTGGCGGAAGATCTGCAGTATCCGCAGATCATTCCTTACTTTGACAGGCTTGATTATTTGGCGGCGATGCTTAACAACCATGCAATTGTCAATTCTGTTGAACAGGCAATGGATGTGCAGGTGCCGGAGCGAGCCGAATATCTTCGGATTATTGTGGGCGAGATGAACCGGGTTGCCTCCCATTTATTGTTTTTGGGAGCCTATCTGTTGGATCTTGGCGCAATGAGTCCGTTTTTGTATGCGTTTCAGGAGAGGGAAACGATCTGCCAAATGTTTAACGAAATCAGCGGCGCCCGACTTACATACAACTATATGCGGATTGGCGGCGTGAAATGGGATGCTCCGGTCGGCTGGCTGAACAATCTGAAAGCGTATTTGCCCCGATTGCGGGAAAAGATGAAAATGTATAACGATCTGGTGACAGGAAATGAAATTTTCCTCAGCCGGGTTAAAGGGATTGGCGTGTACGACAGTGAAACGGCAATCAATTACGGGTTGTCGGGCATCAACTTGCGCTGTACCGGCTTCAAGTGGGACCTGCGCAGAAACAAACCCTATTCGATTTATGATCGATTTGATTTTGAAATCCCAGTCGGCCAGAACGGTGACTGCTTCGACCGTTTCTATCTGCATGTATTGGAAATTGAGCAGTCGATCCGAATCGTCGAACAGGCGCTGGAACAGATCCCGGAAGGTCCGATTTTGGGGAAAGTACCGAAAATCCTGCGCGTCCCGGCAGGCGAATATTATGCGGCAGTGGAAGGAGCCAAAGGGGAATTGGGAGTGTACATTGTCTCGGATGGCAAAGACAAACCGTATCGTCTCAAAATAAAACGGCCTTCTTTTGTCAATTTGCAAATTTTGCCGAGTCTCCTAAAGGGACAGAATATGGCGAACTTCATTGCAATACTCGGAGCGGTTGATATTGTGCTGGGGGAGGTTGATGCATAA
- the nuoH gene encoding NADH-quinone oxidoreductase subunit NuoH: MWNLLWGWIDQPLTATSALFMIIGAVVVLAVVLGVVTYSIYFERKIIGWMQGRIGPNRVGPFGLFQSFADILKLLIKEDIVPAKADRLMFLVAPMITYVPSFMVLAVIPYTAQHWFTAQLNVGILYYIALSSISIIGIVLGGWASNNKYSLIGGLRSAAQMISYEIPLALSMLGVVLMAGSLNLIDIVKAQENFPYVWYVVPQILGFVVFIISATAELNRTPFDLPEAESELVSGYFTEYSGFRFAFYMLAEYVYITAMAGLAAALFFGGWSGPLLPGWLWYAIKASAFIFLMFWLRATYPRVRNDQLMGFSWKVLIPLALLNIFLTAIIKIAMM; encoded by the coding sequence ATGTGGAACCTGCTTTGGGGATGGATTGATCAGCCTTTAACCGCCACTTCAGCGCTTTTTATGATTATCGGTGCTGTTGTTGTTCTGGCGGTCGTTCTTGGCGTAGTAACCTACAGCATTTATTTTGAACGGAAAATCATTGGCTGGATGCAGGGACGGATTGGGCCTAACCGGGTAGGACCATTTGGATTGTTCCAATCATTCGCCGATATTCTGAAATTGTTGATTAAAGAGGACATTGTTCCGGCAAAAGCGGATCGCCTGATGTTTCTGGTGGCGCCGATGATCACATATGTCCCTTCATTTATGGTGTTGGCTGTCATCCCCTACACGGCGCAGCATTGGTTTACCGCACAACTGAACGTTGGGATTCTCTACTATATTGCGTTGTCCTCGATTTCCATTATAGGGATCGTATTGGGTGGATGGGCATCAAACAACAAGTATTCGTTGATTGGCGGACTTCGTTCGGCTGCGCAGATGATCTCGTATGAAATCCCGCTCGCATTGTCGATGTTGGGCGTGGTACTGATGGCGGGTTCCCTGAACCTGATCGATATTGTCAAGGCACAGGAGAATTTTCCGTATGTTTGGTATGTCGTGCCGCAGATTCTTGGTTTTGTTGTGTTTATTATATCCGCTACAGCGGAATTGAACCGCACGCCTTTCGATTTGCCGGAAGCAGAGTCGGAGCTGGTCTCCGGGTACTTCACCGAATATTCCGGTTTTCGTTTTGCCTTCTATATGTTAGCTGAATATGTCTACATCACCGCAATGGCCGGGTTGGCAGCCGCGCTGTTTTTTGGCGGCTGGTCAGGACCTTTGCTGCCAGGATGGCTTTGGTACGCGATTAAAGCAAGCGCGTTTATTTTCCTGATGTTCTGGCTGCGGGCCACTTACCCGCGTGTGCGGAATGACCAACTGATGGGGTTCAGTTGGAAAGTGTTGATCCCATTGGCGCTGCTAAATATTTTTCTGACTGCGATCATTAAGATCGCCATGATGTAA